One Edaphobacter flagellatus genomic region harbors:
- the nadB gene encoding L-aspartate oxidase → MSIDPASDHHVSDLHAQQVDFLVIGAGIAGLSAAIRLARTGSVLVVTKENLAESNTAYAQGGIAVAMGGDEDVSLHYEDTLAAGDGLVNPEAARVLVEQGPQRVQELLDWGTAFDREDGQLMRTREGAHSRSRILHANGDATGREIAVSLLRHVREIPSIRLMEWTTGIDLIVEAGRVTGATLLDGEGGILAVRARATLLASGGAGQVYSDTTNPAVATGDGIAMAYRAGAAISDMEFYQFHPTAFSQPQAPRFLMSEALRGEGAYLVNAHGERFMQRYHPLLELAPRDVVARAITHESMDGPVYLDMRHVKKDLHARFPGISQFLAKYRLELNRDLIPVRPAAHYLMGGILTDVHGRTTLPGLYAAGEAACTGVHGANRLASNSLLEGLVFGALAADAMIADSSRLPSIERTATTSIPVSEGATSDANTERWIEDLRSNMWKYAGLLRDANGLETMQRTLHALAATMPQGLTRRAIEARNLHTIASIITASALARHESRGAHYRNDYPQHDTVARHSIMRNGQLIFTESLEPSFA, encoded by the coding sequence GTGTCGATAGACCCCGCCAGCGATCACCACGTCAGTGATCTTCATGCCCAGCAGGTAGATTTTCTCGTCATCGGTGCCGGAATCGCCGGCCTTAGTGCTGCCATCCGTCTCGCCCGCACCGGCTCCGTGCTCGTCGTCACCAAAGAAAACCTGGCTGAATCCAACACCGCCTACGCCCAGGGAGGCATCGCCGTCGCCATGGGTGGCGACGAAGACGTAAGCCTCCACTACGAAGACACGCTGGCCGCAGGCGATGGCCTGGTCAATCCCGAAGCCGCCCGCGTTCTCGTCGAACAAGGCCCGCAGCGCGTGCAGGAGCTCCTCGACTGGGGCACAGCCTTTGACCGCGAGGATGGCCAGCTTATGCGCACCCGCGAAGGCGCGCATTCGCGCTCACGCATTCTTCACGCCAACGGCGACGCCACCGGACGCGAGATCGCCGTCTCCCTCCTGCGCCACGTCCGCGAGATTCCATCCATCCGCCTGATGGAGTGGACCACCGGCATCGACCTCATCGTCGAAGCAGGCCGCGTCACCGGAGCAACATTACTCGACGGCGAAGGCGGCATCCTCGCTGTGCGCGCCCGCGCCACCCTGCTTGCCAGCGGAGGCGCAGGCCAGGTCTACTCCGACACCACCAATCCGGCCGTCGCCACCGGAGACGGCATCGCCATGGCCTACCGAGCCGGTGCTGCCATCTCCGATATGGAGTTCTACCAGTTCCACCCCACCGCCTTCTCGCAGCCCCAGGCACCCCGCTTTCTGATGAGCGAAGCCCTTCGCGGCGAAGGAGCGTACCTGGTCAACGCACACGGCGAGCGCTTCATGCAGCGCTACCACCCTCTCCTCGAGCTCGCACCGCGCGACGTCGTCGCCCGCGCGATCACGCACGAAAGCATGGACGGCCCCGTCTACCTCGACATGCGCCACGTCAAGAAGGACCTTCACGCGCGCTTCCCTGGCATCTCGCAGTTCCTCGCCAAATATCGGCTCGAGCTCAACCGCGACCTCATCCCCGTCCGCCCCGCCGCGCACTACCTCATGGGAGGCATCCTCACCGACGTCCACGGACGCACCACGCTCCCCGGCCTCTACGCCGCAGGCGAGGCCGCCTGCACCGGCGTCCACGGAGCCAATCGCCTCGCCTCCAACTCGCTGCTCGAAGGCCTCGTCTTCGGGGCGCTCGCAGCCGATGCGATGATCGCCGACTCCTCTCGTCTCCCCTCCATCGAGCGCACGGCCACGACGTCCATACCCGTATCCGAAGGCGCGACCTCCGACGCCAACACCGAGCGCTGGATCGAAGATCTCCGCTCCAACATGTGGAAATATGCGGGCCTGCTCCGCGACGCCAACGGGCTCGAAACCATGCAACGCACTCTCCATGCGCTCGCCGCCACAATGCCCCAGGGACTCACTCGTCGCGCCATCGAAGCCCGCAACCTGCACACCATCGCGTCCATCATCACTGCCAGCGCACTCGCGCGGCACGAGAGCCGCGGCGCGCACTACCGCAACGACTACCCGCAGCACGACACCGTCGCGCGTCACTCCATCATGCGCAACGGCCAGCTCATCTTCACGGAGTCACTCGAACCCAGCTTTGCCTAG
- a CDS encoding trans-sulfuration enzyme family protein: MKDSARKRGFATRAIHDGQAPEELTGAVNVPIFLTSTYQQEEIGKNKGHEYARLTNPTRDALEESLCSLEGGTSAHVFASGMAAITAMLTMMKTGDHIICSDNVYGGTQRVFDKVLSNYGLTFTYVDSSVAENVARAIRPETKLVHIETPTNPMMAITDIRAVADICHAKGVELSVDNTFLSPYLQQPIPLGADIVMHSTTKFLNGHSDGLGGVLVCTKPEQAERFRFVQKCTGGILSPFESYLLLRGVKTLAVRMKQHDANGQAVAEFLAGHKAVEKVFYPGLKYHPQHELAKRQQSGFGSMISIELGSFERANAFAKRLKLGFLAESLGGVETLICHPATMTHAAVGPEGRAKLGITDGLMRISVGIEDVEDIIADLDQALAG; this comes from the coding sequence ATGAAAGATTCAGCAAGAAAAAGAGGATTTGCGACGCGGGCGATTCATGATGGCCAGGCTCCCGAGGAGCTGACCGGTGCGGTGAATGTGCCGATCTTTCTGACCTCGACCTATCAGCAGGAGGAGATCGGGAAGAACAAGGGCCACGAGTATGCGCGGCTGACGAACCCGACGCGCGATGCGCTGGAAGAAAGCCTGTGCTCGCTCGAAGGCGGAACCAGCGCGCACGTCTTTGCCTCGGGCATGGCGGCGATTACGGCGATGCTGACGATGATGAAGACGGGCGACCACATCATCTGCTCCGACAACGTCTACGGTGGCACGCAGCGTGTCTTCGACAAGGTGCTGTCAAATTATGGGCTGACCTTCACGTATGTCGACTCCAGCGTGGCAGAGAACGTCGCGCGGGCGATTCGTCCGGAGACGAAGCTCGTCCACATCGAGACGCCGACGAATCCGATGATGGCAATCACGGACATTCGCGCGGTCGCGGACATCTGCCATGCAAAAGGCGTGGAGCTAAGCGTCGACAACACGTTTCTGTCGCCATATCTGCAGCAGCCGATTCCGCTGGGCGCGGACATCGTGATGCACTCGACGACGAAGTTCCTGAACGGCCACTCGGACGGGCTGGGCGGCGTGCTGGTGTGCACGAAGCCGGAGCAGGCCGAGCGGTTCCGGTTTGTGCAGAAGTGCACGGGCGGTATTCTGTCGCCGTTCGAGAGCTACCTGCTGCTGCGCGGGGTCAAGACGCTGGCGGTCCGGATGAAGCAGCACGATGCGAACGGGCAGGCGGTGGCGGAATTTCTGGCCGGGCACAAGGCGGTGGAGAAGGTCTTCTATCCGGGGCTGAAGTATCATCCGCAACACGAGCTGGCGAAACGGCAGCAGAGCGGCTTTGGATCGATGATCTCGATCGAGCTGGGCTCGTTCGAGCGGGCCAATGCGTTTGCGAAGCGGCTGAAGCTCGGTTTCCTGGCCGAGTCGCTGGGCGGCGTGGAGACGCTGATCTGTCATCCCGCGACGATGACCCATGCAGCCGTGGGGCCTGAGGGGCGGGCGAAGCTTGGAATCACGGACGGGCTGATGCGAATCTCCGTCGGCATCGAGGACGTTGAGGACATCATCGCCGACCTGGATCAGGCGCTGGCAGGGTGA
- the ubiE gene encoding bifunctional demethylmenaquinone methyltransferase/2-methoxy-6-polyprenyl-1,4-benzoquinol methylase UbiE: MTVTAQREHEVSTGARPAGATSEASAAANVQQMFDSIAPRYDLLNHLLSVGLDRRWWARAAASFRNVLARPEASVLDLCCGTGDMALALMKYRPAGVGEAPLLAVDFSPEMLARGRQKFVSHNIVAIEADAMHLPMADASLDLVTSAFGFRNLANYDDGLAELFRVLRPGGQIGILECNQPEGVTGALYNLYFKRILPVVGGMISGDAAAYKYLPASVERFPRPPRMLEMIRSAGFRNASWTGYTFGTAGLYRATKP, encoded by the coding sequence ATGACAGTGACGGCCCAGAGAGAACACGAGGTCTCGACCGGAGCACGGCCTGCCGGCGCGACAAGCGAGGCCAGCGCTGCGGCGAATGTGCAGCAGATGTTTGACTCCATCGCACCGCGTTACGATCTGCTGAATCATCTATTGTCGGTCGGACTGGATCGTAGGTGGTGGGCGCGTGCAGCGGCAAGTTTTCGCAATGTACTGGCGCGGCCTGAAGCCAGTGTGCTGGACCTGTGCTGCGGGACAGGAGACATGGCGCTGGCGTTGATGAAGTACCGTCCAGCGGGCGTGGGCGAAGCTCCTCTGCTGGCGGTGGATTTTTCACCTGAGATGCTGGCGCGCGGCAGACAGAAGTTCGTTTCGCACAATATTGTGGCTATCGAGGCGGACGCGATGCATCTGCCAATGGCCGATGCGTCGTTGGATCTGGTGACCTCGGCGTTTGGGTTCCGTAATCTCGCCAACTACGATGACGGGCTAGCCGAGTTGTTTCGTGTGCTTAGGCCGGGCGGGCAGATCGGGATCCTGGAATGCAACCAGCCGGAGGGCGTGACGGGCGCGCTCTACAATCTGTACTTCAAGCGGATTCTTCCAGTGGTTGGTGGAATGATCTCCGGTGATGCGGCCGCGTACAAATACCTGCCAGCGTCGGTGGAGCGTTTCCCTCGCCCGCCGCGCATGCTGGAGATGATCCGTTCGGCTGGCTTCAGGAACGCTTCGTGGACGGGCTATACCTTCGGTACTGCAGGGCTTTACCGCGCCACAAAACCCTAA
- the aroB gene encoding 3-dehydroquinate synthase encodes MPVIPLKTPSASYEIMIASGLLKTLRARLKKIKGGKPYRVFIVTSPEIWGLWGKRMLASFAKNEQPTVLFIPAGERYKRMRTIESLAEQLAEAGADRDALLVAFGGGVVGDMTGFLAAIYMRGVPYVQVPTTLLAQVDSAIGGKTGTNLAAGKNLVGSFHHPLAVLADTDVLATLPAAELRAGLQESIKAGVIRDAKLFAYLERNADAVLRGDAKALTHVVAASVRVKADVVANDEKESGLRMILNYGHTLGHAIEAATGYKQLLHGEAVGWGSIAATRLGWMRGMITEREAERIIALILSYGPLSEFRATAEKLVALTANDKKNRSGSLSFVLPRKIGEVAIVRDVTREEMLAAAEWMLELMRYETAVTKPLAKKRA; translated from the coding sequence GTGCCAGTGATTCCTCTCAAGACACCCAGCGCCAGCTACGAGATTATGATTGCGTCCGGTTTGTTGAAGACGCTTCGAGCACGGTTGAAGAAGATCAAGGGCGGCAAGCCATACCGGGTCTTCATTGTGACCTCGCCGGAGATCTGGGGGCTGTGGGGCAAGCGGATGCTCGCTTCGTTTGCGAAGAACGAGCAGCCGACGGTGTTGTTTATCCCTGCGGGGGAACGATACAAGCGCATGCGGACGATTGAGTCGCTCGCTGAGCAGCTTGCCGAAGCAGGCGCGGACCGCGATGCGCTGCTGGTGGCCTTTGGCGGCGGCGTGGTGGGCGACATGACGGGGTTCCTGGCAGCGATCTATATGCGCGGCGTACCGTACGTGCAGGTGCCGACGACGCTGCTGGCGCAGGTGGATTCCGCAATCGGCGGCAAGACGGGAACGAATCTTGCAGCAGGCAAGAACCTGGTCGGCAGCTTTCATCATCCGCTGGCCGTGCTTGCCGACACGGACGTGCTGGCGACGCTGCCTGCGGCAGAGCTTCGTGCCGGCTTGCAGGAGTCAATCAAGGCAGGCGTGATTCGCGATGCGAAGCTGTTTGCATATCTTGAGCGCAATGCCGATGCCGTGCTGCGGGGTGATGCGAAGGCGCTGACGCATGTCGTAGCGGCGAGCGTCCGCGTAAAGGCCGATGTCGTGGCGAACGATGAGAAAGAGTCCGGCCTGCGGATGATCTTGAACTACGGCCACACGCTTGGGCATGCGATCGAAGCAGCAACAGGCTACAAGCAATTGCTGCATGGCGAAGCAGTAGGCTGGGGAAGCATTGCCGCGACGCGGCTCGGCTGGATGCGTGGAATGATCACGGAGCGCGAAGCCGAACGCATCATTGCGTTGATCCTGAGCTATGGTCCGCTGAGCGAGTTTCGCGCAACGGCAGAAAAGCTGGTCGCCTTGACAGCGAATGACAAGAAAAATCGCAGCGGCTCGCTGAGCTTTGTTCTGCCACGAAAGATCGGTGAAGTTGCCATCGTTCGCGACGTGACACGCGAGGAGATGCTGGCGGCTGCGGAGTGGATGCTGGAGCTGATGCGATACGAGACGGCAGTCACGAAGCCACTGGCGAAGAAGAGAGCGTGA
- a CDS encoding PASTA domain-containing protein encodes MKVRIRIVKWRAIRRFFNLVLGGLSMIVVAMISAFLAMRLAIHGREVKVPDLSHMTISEASRKASSMGLRLQLENKFYSPTTPPGQVLAQYPSPGTVVRRQWPVRVTESLGTQQVSVPDLSGQGERSMAINLRRLGLELGTVGHIAAPGPAGIVVAQTPPPNAQGIDRPRVSVLLSEPEDATSDSFVMPSLVGLSISGAYARAGAAGLRIVSAEDVTPSTASAAPATGTPAPAAPAPMVALGPGIVASQSPLAGHKVSRGDQVRLSLVH; translated from the coding sequence ATGAAGGTACGCATACGCATTGTGAAGTGGCGGGCCATCCGGCGCTTCTTCAACCTGGTGCTTGGCGGCCTGTCGATGATCGTTGTGGCGATGATATCGGCGTTTCTTGCGATGCGTCTGGCAATTCACGGGCGCGAGGTGAAGGTGCCGGACCTGTCGCACATGACGATCTCGGAGGCAAGCCGCAAGGCCAGCTCGATGGGGTTGCGCCTGCAGCTTGAGAATAAATTCTATTCGCCGACGACACCTCCGGGGCAGGTGCTGGCGCAGTATCCGTCGCCGGGCACAGTTGTGCGGCGCCAGTGGCCGGTGCGCGTAACGGAGAGCCTGGGAACGCAGCAGGTCTCGGTTCCGGATCTCTCGGGACAGGGCGAGCGATCGATGGCCATCAATCTGCGCAGATTGGGACTGGAGCTGGGCACGGTGGGCCACATCGCTGCTCCCGGCCCTGCGGGTATTGTCGTGGCGCAGACACCTCCGCCGAATGCGCAGGGGATCGACAGGCCGCGCGTGAGCGTACTGTTGAGCGAGCCTGAGGACGCCACATCGGACTCATTCGTGATGCCATCGCTCGTCGGCCTTTCCATCTCAGGCGCCTATGCGCGTGCAGGAGCAGCAGGGTTGCGCATCGTGAGCGCCGAAGATGTCACGCCATCGACAGCTTCGGCCGCTCCAGCAACCGGAACGCCTGCACCGGCTGCTCCTGCGCCGATGGTCGCCCTTGGACCGGGCATCGTTGCATCGCAAAGTCCACTGGCGGGACATAAAGTCTCGCGTGGAGATCAGGTCAGGCTGTCTCTGGTGCACTAG
- a CDS encoding PepSY domain-containing protein encodes MTRSSSHATLKALRLLHLYIGVFTAPALLFFAFTGALQTFSLHETTRGSSYQPPEWAMVLAQIHKKQTPVVVKKPSAPKADVKKSEGPAAQGGEQQHEREAPRPAGRQHHPLPLKIFFLIVSIGLALSTGTGIYMAYKYARNRSLITALLVLGAILPLVLVLI; translated from the coding sequence ATGACACGATCTTCTTCTCACGCAACACTGAAAGCGCTGCGATTGCTGCATCTTTACATCGGTGTATTCACTGCGCCGGCACTGCTTTTCTTTGCCTTCACGGGAGCTCTGCAGACGTTCAGCTTGCATGAGACGACACGCGGCAGCTCGTATCAACCGCCGGAATGGGCTATGGTTTTGGCGCAGATTCACAAGAAGCAGACACCCGTAGTGGTCAAGAAGCCGTCTGCTCCAAAGGCCGATGTGAAGAAGTCCGAGGGCCCGGCTGCGCAGGGCGGCGAGCAACAGCACGAGCGAGAGGCACCGCGTCCTGCAGGGCGTCAACACCATCCACTTCCATTGAAGATTTTCTTCCTGATCGTGTCGATTGGATTGGCGCTCTCGACTGGAACAGGAATCTACATGGCCTACAAGTACGCCCGCAATAGAAGTCTCATCACTGCGCTGCTGGTGCTTGGGGCCATCCTTCCGCTGGTGCTGGTGCTGATCTAG
- a CDS encoding DUF3761 domain-containing protein yields the protein MKLALRLLAVAASLSLAHAALAQAPAGSTGQCKDGTYTSSASKSGACRGHQGVKEWYAASTSSKSAAPAAAPAAAPAAAKTAAPAAAAPAAPAAAPAAAPAAAAKTAKASTANMAQAPGGGPGMVWVNTSSKVYHCPDSKYYGKTKEGKYMSEADAKAMGAHADHGHACSK from the coding sequence ATGAAACTAGCTCTCCGACTTCTGGCAGTTGCCGCCTCCCTGTCGTTGGCCCACGCCGCTCTGGCACAGGCTCCGGCAGGCTCCACCGGACAATGTAAAGACGGGACCTACACCTCTTCCGCCAGCAAGAGCGGCGCATGCCGTGGCCATCAGGGCGTCAAAGAGTGGTACGCTGCCTCCACGTCATCCAAGTCAGCTGCTCCCGCGGCTGCGCCTGCTGCAGCTCCCGCCGCAGCCAAGACGGCGGCTCCCGCCGCTGCTGCTCCGGCAGCCCCTGCTGCGGCACCCGCTGCTGCTCCTGCCGCAGCAGCAAAAACCGCCAAGGCCTCCACAGCGAACATGGCGCAGGCTCCCGGCGGTGGCCCCGGTATGGTCTGGGTCAACACCTCCTCCAAGGTCTATCACTGCCCCGATTCCAAGTACTACGGCAAGACCAAGGAAGGGAAGTACATGTCCGAGGCTGATGCCAAGGCCATGGGTGCCCACGCCGACCACGGTCACGCTTGCAGCAAATAG
- a CDS encoding cation-efflux pump — MSYTAIPEKTRETQTEKRSAAWFSVLAALGITLLKFLTGVLTGSLGMLSEAAHSTVDLVAAGITLFSIHVSDLPADDTHNYGHGKVESLSAFVEAGLMLGSCVWIVMEAIKRIAYHERLALSFSIWPFVVLLLSIAVDFTRSRRLHQIAQEHASLALEADAIHFSTDIWSSLAVLIGLFASYAGKRWNIQGLELADPIAALIVAAIILKVTWGLGRKTIDALLDATPAETREATRRELIRDLTSIDGVLVVNRLRTRRSGSSYFADLTLGLARNLTFQRTEQISSEATAIVGRHLPGADVVIHAVPMAPVAESVHDRIRAVASRMNLTIHDVTVQKFGGELHLEQHLEVKETMPLKQAHELATLLESEIRREVPEVASILTHIESELETIEQLESQEQDRQLEIRLRDVAEGFPEILDIHDVVVTRIGAHLKVSCHCTMPDGMPMAKVHEVITALENAFKMQAPEVDRLLIHPEPETDNER, encoded by the coding sequence ATGAGCTATACGGCGATTCCCGAGAAGACCCGCGAGACGCAGACGGAAAAGCGCTCCGCGGCGTGGTTTTCTGTGCTCGCCGCACTGGGAATTACGCTGTTGAAGTTTCTGACGGGCGTGCTGACCGGATCGCTAGGTATGCTGTCGGAGGCAGCGCACTCGACGGTAGACCTGGTAGCGGCGGGAATTACGCTGTTCTCCATTCACGTCTCTGACCTGCCTGCGGACGATACCCACAATTACGGGCATGGCAAGGTGGAAAGCCTGTCGGCCTTTGTAGAAGCCGGCTTGATGCTGGGCTCGTGCGTGTGGATCGTCATGGAAGCGATCAAGCGCATCGCCTATCACGAACGGCTGGCGCTTTCGTTTTCGATATGGCCCTTCGTTGTGCTGCTGCTTTCGATCGCCGTTGATTTTACGCGCTCGCGCAGGCTGCACCAGATTGCGCAGGAGCATGCCAGCCTTGCGCTCGAGGCCGATGCAATTCACTTCAGCACGGACATCTGGTCGTCGCTTGCTGTACTGATCGGCCTGTTCGCATCGTATGCAGGCAAGCGGTGGAACATACAGGGGCTGGAGCTTGCCGATCCCATCGCTGCACTGATCGTCGCGGCGATTATTTTGAAGGTGACATGGGGACTGGGGCGAAAGACGATCGATGCTCTGCTGGATGCAACGCCCGCTGAGACACGCGAGGCGACGCGGCGTGAGTTGATCCGCGATCTGACGTCCATCGACGGCGTGCTGGTGGTGAATCGCCTGCGCACGCGGCGGTCGGGTTCAAGCTACTTCGCCGACCTGACGCTGGGGCTTGCGCGCAACCTGACGTTTCAGCGCACGGAGCAGATCTCTTCCGAAGCAACGGCAATTGTCGGCCGACATCTCCCCGGTGCCGATGTGGTGATTCACGCCGTGCCCATGGCGCCGGTAGCGGAGAGCGTGCACGATAGAATCCGCGCTGTCGCTTCGCGGATGAATCTCACGATTCACGACGTTACGGTGCAGAAGTTCGGCGGCGAGCTGCACCTGGAGCAGCATCTTGAAGTGAAAGAGACGATGCCGCTAAAACAGGCGCACGAACTGGCGACGCTACTCGAAAGCGAGATACGGCGCGAAGTCCCGGAGGTTGCGTCGATTCTAACGCACATCGAGAGCGAGCTGGAGACGATTGAACAGCTCGAGTCGCAGGAGCAGGACCGCCAGCTTGAGATTCGGCTTCGCGATGTGGCCGAGGGCTTTCCTGAGATACTGGATATTCACGATGTTGTTGTCACTCGCATCGGTGCGCATCTGAAGGTGAGCTGTCATTGCACGATGCCCGATGGCATGCCGATGGCGAAGGTACATGAGGTGATTACGGCGCTGGAAAATGCATTCAAGATGCAGGCGCCAGAGGTGGACCGCTTGTTGATTCACCCGGAGCCGGAGACGGATAACGAGCGATGA
- the cysK gene encoding cysteine synthase A, with protein sequence MRTAETVLDLVGQTPMLRLKALEPAGGGEIWAKLEYLNPGGSVKDRAALGIVLDAERRGVLRPGSTIVEATAGNTGVGLALIGVNRGYKVVLYVPEQFAEEKCKLMRGLGATVIRTPEAEGMSGAIRRALEFERENDGSFAALQFENPANPDFHEETTAAEIWDQMDGRLDAWISGVGSAGTFTGVARFLKKRRAEIQCIAVEPQGSILQGGDPGPHKVEGIGVSFIPATFDASVCDRVIRVMDPPAFEMVKRLAAEAGVFAGSSAGAMVCAAVEVAADLGPGKRVVTVIPDSAERYLSKGLLG encoded by the coding sequence ATGCGAACAGCAGAGACAGTTCTTGATCTGGTCGGACAGACGCCCATGCTGCGTTTGAAGGCTCTTGAGCCAGCGGGCGGCGGCGAGATATGGGCAAAGCTCGAATATCTCAACCCCGGCGGAAGCGTGAAGGACCGCGCTGCACTTGGCATCGTGCTGGATGCCGAGCGGCGCGGCGTGCTGCGGCCTGGCTCGACGATCGTTGAAGCGACGGCGGGGAACACCGGCGTCGGGCTGGCGCTGATCGGCGTCAATCGCGGCTACAAAGTTGTGCTCTACGTGCCGGAGCAGTTTGCCGAGGAGAAGTGCAAACTGATGCGCGGCCTTGGCGCAACCGTAATCCGGACACCGGAAGCCGAAGGCATGTCGGGCGCAATCCGCAGAGCGCTTGAGTTCGAGCGCGAGAACGATGGCTCTTTCGCAGCACTTCAATTTGAGAATCCTGCAAATCCGGACTTCCACGAGGAGACGACCGCAGCCGAGATTTGGGACCAGATGGATGGCCGCCTCGATGCGTGGATCTCGGGAGTCGGCTCGGCTGGGACGTTCACTGGCGTGGCGCGTTTTCTGAAGAAGCGACGTGCGGAGATTCAGTGCATCGCCGTCGAGCCGCAGGGCAGCATCCTGCAGGGCGGCGATCCAGGGCCGCATAAAGTGGAAGGCATCGGCGTCTCATTTATTCCGGCGACGTTCGATGCCAGCGTCTGCGACAGGGTAATCCGCGTGATGGATCCGCCCGCGTTCGAGATGGTGAAGCGGCTGGCGGCTGAGGCGGGAGTTTTTGCCGGATCGAGCGCGGGCGCAATGGTCTGTGCTGCGGTCGAGGTCGCGGCTGATCTGGGTCCGGGAAAGCGGGTTGTGACGGTGATTCCGGATTCGGCGGAGCGTTATTTATCGAAGGGATTGTTGGGATGA
- a CDS encoding TerC/Alx family metal homeostasis membrane protein has protein sequence MQPSTPQSYWIGFHIFVFTLMAAELIYVRWQRSRRPAEETLQTTSIAATALWVGAALVFALFVLRAMGGDAATQYLAGYAIEEALSVDNLFVFLLLFKLFRIDAPHQPKVLFWGVVGAIVMRGAFIAAGIELMTRFEWVSYVFAVVLLIAAVKLVLPEDEAKKDELPRWLKWISELHPVSLRQDRFVVRENGRRMMTVLLLALIAIEVTDLVFAIDSIPAVLSITRQPFLAYTSNIMAVMGLRSLYFLLAHLLTRLKYLHYGLAAVLGFAAVKMLAAHFYTIAPMTSLAVIVTMLGITVALSLLRQPATKG, from the coding sequence GTGCAGCCATCGACGCCGCAAAGCTATTGGATTGGGTTCCATATCTTCGTCTTCACGTTGATGGCGGCGGAACTCATCTACGTCCGCTGGCAGCGCTCGCGGCGTCCGGCTGAGGAGACCCTTCAAACCACCTCAATTGCTGCGACTGCGCTATGGGTGGGTGCTGCGCTGGTGTTTGCCCTGTTTGTGCTGCGAGCGATGGGCGGAGACGCCGCGACGCAGTACCTGGCTGGGTATGCTATTGAAGAAGCACTGTCGGTCGATAACCTCTTCGTCTTCCTGCTGCTCTTTAAGTTGTTCCGCATCGATGCGCCGCACCAGCCGAAGGTACTGTTCTGGGGTGTCGTAGGTGCGATTGTGATGCGAGGCGCCTTTATCGCCGCGGGCATCGAGCTGATGACGCGGTTTGAATGGGTGAGCTACGTCTTTGCCGTGGTGCTGTTGATCGCAGCCGTCAAGCTGGTGCTTCCTGAAGACGAGGCCAAGAAGGACGAGCTGCCGCGTTGGCTGAAGTGGATTTCAGAGCTGCATCCGGTGAGTCTGCGGCAGGACCGCTTTGTGGTGCGAGAGAACGGCAGACGGATGATGACGGTGCTGCTGCTGGCGCTGATCGCGATTGAGGTAACGGACCTGGTCTTTGCGATCGATTCGATTCCGGCGGTGCTGTCGATCACGCGACAGCCATTCCTGGCGTATACGTCGAACATCATGGCGGTAATGGGGCTACGGTCGCTGTATTTCCTGCTGGCGCATCTGCTGACGCGGTTGAAGTACCTGCATTATGGATTGGCAGCGGTATTGGGATTCGCGGCGGTGAAGATGCTGGCAGCGCACTTTTACACGATTGCTCCGATGACTTCATTGGCGGTGATTGTGACGATGTTGGGCATTACTGTGGCCTTGTCTTTACTGCGGCAGCCTGCGACGAAAGGCTAG